TATGATTACTAATCCATTATGATCGTGGTTTCTACCTAGGAACATTGAGTGggcaaacaacaaaataaatgtgaataaaATCCAATtgaggaaaatgaaaaataagagATGGAGAATGGACATAAATATGCTCttgatattacaaattcaagccactttttttgaggttttttcttttaatccaGTCTAAAACCTATAGAGTTTATATATTCGATTCCCGGTCAGGTCTATTCCAGTCCTGAGTTATGTTTATGCCCAAAGCTTTATTGAACTAGACTTTACATTGACCGTATAATTTACTACAAGGCCCGAACGAACTAAACCATACATATTAGTGACGCTAGCAATGCCAATAACATATAACTCATGGCTTGATTACATGGCTCTCtctatcaacaaacaaaacactcaTCAATGTTTACAAACCAGGTGGCTTGAAGAAAGGGACTAAACCAAAGGCGGTTTCAAGATCCAATGGGACCTGTAGAGCCCGTTTGAGTAGCTCGGGGGTGTTGCTCGTATCTCCTTTCCATGTCCCAAACCACGGTCCACCTCCTATCTCCACCGCTGCCATTGAGCTCTTTGTCTCTAATATCACCTGCATCATTATTGACCATAACCAACGTTTATAATCTTGTTTAACTGCCCTGGGACTAGCTAAGACTTTAACTACAGGGATTTCTTCATATTTGCATGCATACCTTGCCTTTACTTCCATCATATAGCCGTTCCCAAATCTGCAACTTCAATTCACCATAACAACTATCTCTGCAAGCCGTAGCTAGCCCAACTTCTGTGGTAGGAGCACGCAGAGGTGTACCCGCTTCATTTGTTCTTGCCTCTAGTTCCACCTGCCACAAGACATTCATCGAGTGTCGGAATCTAGGCATAAAGTATATGATGATGTCAAAAGTGAAACTGAATGGATccgaggaaaaaaacaaaatttaccaTATGGGTTTCGTTCTCTGCAGTTATATACCAATAACCCCAGGGAGACATTTCCCATCTAACAACACCATTCCACGGAACAAACTCGTAAAATTTTCCATCATAGTGTACACAAACCTGCATATTTACAAGGTCCCCGAGATTCTGTAAGCTATTTGCCTTCTAACATTGTAGTTTTATTCACTTTCATTGCTTAAGCCGATCTTATTAGTGTATACCAGTGCAGCATTTTCATATGTCTCAGTCAATCCAGGCAACTGCCTCAACCCGCCACCTGCAGTCAAAGCAACTTCTCCACTTGCTCCTTCAAAGACATTACATTGGACCTGTATGAGAGATTGACAAATAAAGCTATCGAACAGGGTTCACGTGTAGTACATGTGGGTGTGTATACACAGGTCCAACTAGATGCCTAAAGTCTGCAACAAGACAATGTAACAGAAGTATGAAATGTTTTACCCAAAACCATTTTCTTGGGAAGCCTCCACCCCAATTCTTCTCTGAGTAAGAAGGTGCATCCCGAAACTCAAACCTTTCACCGCCCCATTCTATCCACCCTGCAAAATCAAGAGATCAAACATAAGAACTAAAATAGCAGTTTCTGCTGTTTATTTCTGTTAGTAACTTAACCGGCCTTTTCCTACTAACTTaagaaaatcaagcaaagcTCACACCTGTGGAAAGGCCTCCTGCCATGCAAATCTGCCAATGAGGCTCAAATACAGGAAAAGCTGCAGGCCAGCCTGCAGTAGATTTCTGTTTGGCTCCAACATCACCCCAGCCGTACACAGGACGAGTACTATACTCCCAACGAGCAGATGTCACAGTTTCCGCATAGTCAGTCCTGCcaaaacaactaaattaaatacaAGAAGTTTACAATGACACTATATAATACACAATGAAAACTTGCAGTGGAAAGAAGCAGAATAATTACCGGCCATCATCGCAAATGTGACCTTGATGCCAAAATGGGGTAGCTTGGAATCCTTCAGACACTCTTGTGTTGAAATCCTACAATTTAACGCTAtgctttatttatatatcaacATTCAAGAGAATCATAAGAGTGAAAAAAACATGAGATTCCAAATACAAGTAGAAGTACAACACTAATATGCCTATGCTTATGAGTAGCTAACGAGGGAGGAGGGAGAAGAATCGATATGTATAGTATCTTACCTCTGGTGGAACCTCCTTGTTTGGAGGCGTTGCGCCTGGGACAGCACTAAAAGTATTCCCCAAAACTAGCTCATGTCGATCTATGCATTtagtaaaaaaatgtttaggtAATGAACTTTCAAAGTCATGTAAACGAACACTAATGTTTGATTTCTCATTGTCATGGAAACAGCAATCTTAGAAaggaccaagaagaagaagaaggaagtatACCTCCCCAGAAGTTGTGAGAGTCTTGAGTGTATTGACAAAGATATTTATCATAAGCGCCAAGAATCTGAGCTCCGACACCAGTGAATCTAGGTCCATGTAGAGCCGTTTCCAACGGTGACAATCTCTGACGGAATGCAGGATTCTCCACAGAGTACATAAAGCAAaaactctccttcttctctgggattgaaaccctaaaataccATCCCTCGAAGAACTTCCTAGCTGTTCCATCGAAATGGTATCTGTAtttttcaacaacaacatcGTTTGTATTATTAACAAGCTCTATAAATTTCAGTTTTCAACACCAACccaataataaaaatcaaatcttttttaatgGAAGATAAAAAAGTCCCAATTTTTCAATTTACCCACTGTGAGGAGTCCGGAGCTCGCGATTGGGAGGCGTAGGGATGTAAACAGGCTTCACAGAGATCTTGTCCGTGTTAGATGAAGGAGTTTCACTGGAGATCGAAGCTGAAATGGACCggggaaatatttttttagccGGAACGAGGGAGCGAGTGATGGGTGATACAGGACGACGAGAGAGctcaaagaaagagaaattagggttcatcGAAACAACCAAGCTCCGTATCTCCATCTTAATTGAAGACCGGATTAAGAATGACAAAGAAGAATTATGCAAAAGAATGTGAAATTGTGTGTTCGGTGATTAACTAATTTGTGCAGAGTTAGgtgcagagaagaagaagaagaagaagaagagaagggaaCGTGTGGCGGTAAGTACTTACGTGGCAAACACAAAACGTAAcgtatttagttttttttttttataattttttttttacctccacgtatttatttagttatttataagaaaacttatttttgtaTTCCAATTTCCTCCTAGTGATACAATTATTTTGGCTAATTTTAGGTTTTCAAAATACACACAAAACGCTTTAGTTGTTTGAATGATATATAGATATTGAAGTCACTAATTCAAtcagtattatttttttttagttttattatacttatttatagatatagttattatttttagttttagtatACTTATTTCTTACACTAATTGATCCATCGTTAACCATATTTGTACATACATGTAACATGTggccatttaaaaaaaaaaaaaaaaaaagtagtgaaTCTCAACAATTTTAATTATAGATTCCGGGAAAGAATTATAAACAGTAGTGGattccaaaatttttaattgattttgtataAACTGGcacacaaacaacatacatataAGAAATCATAAACTATGTATACAGAATAGAATATGTATTATTACcgtaaaattatcaaaaaaataaaaaaattcgtCAACAGCAGGATTCGAACCTGCGCGGGCAAAGCCCAATTGATTTCGAGTCAATCTCCTTAACCACTCGGACAT
The sequence above is a segment of the Camelina sativa cultivar DH55 chromosome 10, Cs, whole genome shotgun sequence genome. Coding sequences within it:
- the LOC104716894 gene encoding tocopherol cyclase, chloroplastic, translated to MEIRSLVVSMNPNFSFFELSRRPVSPITRSLVPAKKIFPRSISASISSETPSSNTDKISVKPVYIPTPPNRELRTPHSGYHFDGTARKFFEGWYFRVSIPEKKESFCFMYSVENPAFRQRLSPLETALHGPRFTGVGAQILGAYDKYLCQYTQDSHNFWGDRHELVLGNTFSAVPGATPPNKEVPPEDFNTRVSEGFQATPFWHQGHICDDGRTDYAETVTSARWEYSTRPVYGWGDVGAKQKSTAGWPAAFPVFEPHWQICMAGGLSTGWIEWGGERFEFRDAPSYSEKNWGGGFPRKWFWVQCNVFEGASGEVALTAGGGLRQLPGLTETYENAALVCVHYDGKFYEFVPWNGVVRWEMSPWGYWYITAENETHMVELEARTNEAGTPLRAPTTEVGLATACRDSCYGELKLQIWERLYDGSKGKVILETKSSMAAVEIGGGPWFGTWKGDTSNTPELLKRALQVPLDLETAFGLVPFFKPPGL